From Chitinophagales bacterium, the proteins below share one genomic window:
- a CDS encoding tetratricopeptide repeat protein, whose protein sequence is MKVNHSLSLQTKLFSFISICLLSLMIYASYDWAPSNDERFQVPYADLSLDYYSSFGKNDTVLTTTTKIEPVMKHYGIAIELPAHFLHRLFGWELYGIRHAIMTLVSFFYIFFGALLAKRITKSWTAAYIAMAFLILTPRIFGEAFNNPKDPTYCATSLFSLYAFFVFLDALPKPCWRKTCLLGLGVAGSLLVRISGLISEFLFVIFLVWELYYLNKNKIRIDLKDIAKKVFIAFGVGYFVGIMFWPAMINAPLTQPFEALAFLKNLPVTVKNLFEGKYLQSTEIPWYYLPKYFLISNPEIILIGILIGFIFFSSLTNKYNKRRILFLLVSSFFPLFLIIYGKTGLLTGWRHGYFIYIPLVVFSAIAIYNLLFNLIEKKLYQKIGLVVVSLALIPTFIFMIRNYPLFYVYFNPTFGGVKKAMGNYELDYYSHSIMPAIKWLEKNEPGFVNKKLASNNGFQVYEILKPKYGEIPVAYTRYRERYDQDWDYNILTQSFVDAEYLRNGYFGSSKDVIKTIDVDGVPVCVILKRTDKNDYYGKKALDSNNFPKAIEYLTKAIQYNPSNEIAWTNLGLAQLNINQANEAVQSLSNALKISPESMMAKNYLAYAYLQSGNIAYAQSVLMNLIEENPNLPDPYRLLAQIYQQQGNMAMAQQYMNIYQQITGQLGGQ, encoded by the coding sequence ATGAAAGTAAATCATTCATTATCACTACAAACTAAGCTATTTAGTTTTATTTCCATTTGTTTACTATCTTTAATGATTTATGCTAGTTATGATTGGGCTCCTAGTAATGATGAACGATTTCAAGTACCTTACGCGGATTTAAGTCTTGATTATTATTCTAGTTTTGGCAAGAATGATACAGTATTGACTACTACTACTAAGATTGAACCTGTGATGAAACATTATGGTATTGCTATTGAACTGCCTGCCCATTTTCTTCATAGATTGTTTGGCTGGGAACTTTATGGTATAAGACATGCCATTATGACTTTGGTGAGCTTTTTTTATATTTTTTTTGGCGCACTTTTGGCTAAAAGAATTACAAAATCATGGACTGCAGCATACATAGCTATGGCCTTTCTCATATTAACTCCTCGAATTTTTGGAGAGGCATTTAATAATCCCAAGGATCCTACCTACTGTGCAACATCTTTATTTAGTTTATACGCTTTCTTTGTTTTCCTAGATGCGTTGCCAAAACCATGTTGGAGGAAAACATGTTTATTAGGTTTAGGTGTAGCTGGCTCATTATTAGTTAGAATATCTGGATTGATAAGTGAATTCCTTTTTGTCATCTTTTTAGTTTGGGAACTTTACTATTTAAATAAAAATAAAATAAGAATTGATTTAAAAGATATAGCCAAGAAAGTATTTATTGCTTTTGGGGTAGGTTATTTTGTTGGGATAATGTTTTGGCCTGCTATGATTAATGCACCTTTAACTCAACCTTTTGAAGCATTAGCATTTCTGAAAAATTTACCTGTCACGGTAAAAAATTTATTTGAAGGAAAATATTTGCAATCCACTGAAATACCTTGGTATTATTTACCAAAATATTTTCTAATTTCTAATCCAGAAATAATTTTGATAGGCATCTTAATAGGATTTATATTTTTTTCATCCCTAACAAATAAGTATAACAAAAGAAGGATACTATTTCTATTAGTGTCTAGTTTTTTCCCCTTGTTTTTAATCATCTATGGTAAAACGGGTTTACTTACTGGTTGGCGACATGGATATTTTATTTATATCCCATTGGTAGTTTTTTCTGCTATTGCTATTTACAATTTGCTATTTAATTTAATTGAGAAGAAATTATATCAGAAGATTGGTTTGGTGGTGGTTAGTCTAGCTTTAATACCTACCTTTATTTTTATGATTAGAAACTACCCACTTTTCTATGTTTATTTCAATCCTACATTTGGAGGAGTAAAAAAAGCTATGGGAAATTATGAATTAGATTACTATTCACACTCTATAATGCCAGCCATTAAATGGTTAGAAAAAAACGAACCCGGTTTTGTAAATAAGAAGTTGGCATCTAATAATGGATTCCAAGTGTACGAAATTTTGAAGCCAAAGTACGGTGAAATTCCTGTTGCCTATACTCGATATCGCGAAAGATATGATCAAGATTGGGATTATAATATTTTAACACAGAGCTTTGTCGATGCGGAATATCTTAGAAATGGGTATTTCGGTTCAAGCAAAGATGTTATTAAGACGATAGATGTTGATGGAGTTCCTGTTTGTGTAATTTTAAAACGCACCGATAAAAACGATTATTACGGCAAAAAAGCTCTAGATTCCAATAATTTCCCTAAAGCTATTGAATATTTAACAAAAGCAATTCAATATAACCCGAGCAATGAAATCGCTTGGACGAATTTAGGTTTGGCTCAATTGAATATAAATCAAGCTAACGAAGCTGTTCAGTCATTATCAAATGCATTAAAAATATCCCCAGAGAGCATGATGGCTAAAAATTACCTTGCATATGCCTACTTGCAATCTGGCAATATAGCTTATGCCCAATCGGTATTGATGAATTTAATAGAAGAAAATCCAAATTTACCAGACCCATACCGTTTATTAGCTCAGATATATCAGCAGCAAGGTAACATGGCCATGGCTCAGCAGTATATGAATATTTATCAGCAGATTACAGGACAATTGGGAGGACAATAA
- a CDS encoding class I SAM-dependent methyltransferase, translated as MSSIVDDRGFNQGFTLVKSTEVRMQRRALWFQNEMDAASLKTVLEIGCGTGEVSYWLAQNSNLSVLGTDLCVPFIEEANKKYKLPNLNFEVLDFNNPEQVQGRKFDYIIGNGILHHLYYNLPNALNTIKNLLTENGKLIFMEPNIYNPYCAVIFNIPTCRKWANLEPDEMAFSKQFISQKLRESGFNNIKVDYKDFLLPGVPEFMIKPSIIIGNILEKLPIVNKISQSIFIVAEK; from the coding sequence ATGTCAAGCATTGTTGATGATAGAGGATTTAATCAGGGTTTTACATTAGTTAAATCAACTGAGGTTCGCATGCAAAGGCGAGCACTTTGGTTTCAAAATGAAATGGATGCTGCCTCTCTGAAAACAGTATTAGAGATAGGTTGTGGAACTGGAGAGGTCAGTTATTGGTTAGCGCAAAATTCTAATTTGAGCGTATTAGGAACGGATTTATGTGTTCCATTTATAGAAGAGGCCAATAAAAAGTACAAATTACCCAATTTAAATTTTGAAGTATTGGATTTTAATAATCCAGAACAAGTTCAAGGTAGAAAATTTGATTATATTATTGGAAATGGTATATTACATCATCTTTATTATAACTTACCTAATGCTTTAAATACTATAAAAAATTTACTGACTGAAAATGGAAAGTTGATATTTATGGAACCTAATATTTACAATCCCTATTGCGCAGTTATTTTTAATATTCCAACTTGCAGAAAATGGGCAAATCTAGAACCTGATGAGATGGCGTTCTCTAAGCAATTTATTTCTCAAAAACTTAGGGAAAGTGGATTTAATAATATTAAAGTTGATTATAAAGATTTCCTTTTACCTGGTGTTCCAGAGTTTATGATAAAGCCTTCTATAATTATTGGAAATATTCTCGAAAAATTACCAATTGTAAATAAAATTTCACAATCTATATTTATTGTAGCTGAAAAATAA
- a CDS encoding tail fiber domain-containing protein translates to MKKIFLVFTVLLNMHNVNSQIPTAGRVLHLDANIGFTGSGTAAAAWADQSGNGNNCTVMALSTGAPTQNAVNGFQAINFGGNVIMRSATTNTVTGTVGTIVLVKTNNGNGAPVSVANDGTVNNELVIQDNVTYHHSSASNWVGKQHHCTGTIPANSPMIIAGTFNTNVATSDISNFTNGAISTSAMNTLGVAVAYTANNRRIYVGSRNQNGALHVPFTGNIFEVIIYNRILNAVELNQVYETLKCKYNVNYAACNLNPNTNATIVNSKKDTLCIGDSTILTANPAGMTYAWNTTPSKTTQSIAVKASGTYTVTVTTPNGCTSIASRIIVFRECCPDECFWNKGGNINVTSTNNIIGTMSTTNVQDFRIFTAGTQKAVVTTSGNIGINNLAPSNRLEVTHGTAGNSGLRLTNLISGTSTTTNNANQVLSVTSNGDVVLVNTNQGISSSCSTQFYVPRVNITGSSNLTCSQIYDNGSSVGISSTGPFNYTLTTIPPFSGGTVTTTGTLKLDVNGIIRCTGIFATSDEKLKTEINSIKSAKSIISKLNGKTYFWNKQYAESASLDNGRHYGFLAQELEKVMPEAVLKDNHGRYAVEYNALIPVLVESQKELINENETLKAKISSLEERFTLLENSLVTICESGCIGLKKEVKNMDVLYQSIPNPTDDVALINYILSQDDQDAYISVFSNEGKQLKTIRLESKIGKGNVKISLTELSAGVYPYSLIISGKVIDTKRLQIIR, encoded by the coding sequence ATGAAAAAAATATTTTTAGTTTTTACTGTTTTACTGAATATGCATAACGTAAATTCACAAATACCAACAGCTGGGAGGGTTTTACATCTAGATGCCAATATTGGTTTTACAGGAAGTGGAACTGCTGCTGCAGCTTGGGCTGACCAATCTGGTAACGGAAATAATTGCACTGTTATGGCATTATCTACAGGTGCACCTACTCAAAACGCAGTCAATGGATTCCAAGCAATAAATTTTGGAGGAAATGTGATTATGAGAAGTGCAACAACCAATACTGTGACTGGAACTGTTGGTACCATAGTTTTAGTCAAAACAAATAATGGAAATGGTGCACCCGTTTCAGTTGCAAATGATGGGACTGTAAATAATGAATTAGTCATTCAGGATAATGTTACATATCATCATTCAAGTGCATCTAATTGGGTAGGAAAGCAACATCATTGTACTGGAACTATACCAGCAAACTCCCCTATGATTATTGCAGGTACATTTAATACTAATGTGGCAACATCTGATATTTCTAATTTCACAAATGGAGCGATATCTACATCAGCTATGAACACTCTAGGAGTAGCAGTAGCTTATACAGCCAATAATAGAAGAATATATGTCGGTTCTAGAAATCAGAATGGTGCGTTGCATGTTCCGTTTACAGGCAATATTTTTGAGGTTATAATTTATAATCGAATACTTAATGCAGTTGAATTGAATCAAGTATATGAAACTCTTAAATGTAAATACAATGTTAACTATGCTGCTTGTAATTTGAATCCAAACACTAATGCAACGATTGTAAATTCAAAGAAAGATACCTTATGTATAGGAGATTCTACTATATTGACTGCAAATCCTGCTGGTATGACTTATGCGTGGAACACAACTCCTTCTAAAACTACACAGTCCATAGCTGTAAAAGCTTCTGGAACATATACCGTGACAGTGACTACTCCAAATGGATGTACCTCTATCGCTTCTAGAATTATTGTATTCCGAGAATGTTGTCCAGATGAGTGCTTTTGGAATAAGGGTGGAAATATAAATGTAACATCTACCAATAACATCATTGGGACTATGAGTACAACCAATGTTCAAGATTTTAGAATTTTTACAGCAGGGACTCAAAAAGCAGTAGTTACAACCTCTGGAAACATTGGAATTAATAATCTTGCTCCTTCAAACAGATTAGAAGTTACACATGGTACAGCTGGAAATTCTGGTTTGAGATTGACAAATTTAATCTCCGGAACTAGTACTACTACTAATAACGCTAATCAAGTATTATCCGTGACATCAAATGGAGATGTAGTACTAGTTAATACAAATCAGGGGATTTCAAGTTCTTGTTCGACTCAATTTTATGTACCTAGAGTTAATATTACTGGATCATCAAACCTTACATGTTCTCAGATATATGATAATGGATCTAGTGTAGGAATTAGTTCAACCGGACCTTTTAATTATACATTAACCACAATTCCTCCTTTTTCAGGTGGTACAGTTACAACCACAGGAACTTTGAAATTAGATGTGAATGGAATCATAAGATGTACTGGAATATTTGCCACATCTGATGAAAAACTCAAAACCGAAATAAATTCAATAAAGAGTGCAAAGTCTATAATTTCAAAACTAAATGGAAAGACTTATTTTTGGAATAAACAATATGCAGAAAGCGCAAGCCTAGATAATGGAAGACACTATGGATTTTTAGCTCAGGAGTTAGAAAAAGTAATGCCAGAAGCTGTATTAAAAGATAATCACGGAAGATATGCTGTAGAGTATAATGCGCTGATTCCAGTTTTGGTAGAGAGTCAAAAGGAACTTATAAATGAAAATGAGACTTTAAAAGCTAAAATCTCCAGTTTAGAAGAAAGATTTACTTTATTAGAAAATTCTCTAGTAACCATCTGCGAAAGTGGTTGTATTGGCTTAAAAAAGGAAGTTAAAAATATGGATGTATTATATCAATCAATCCCGAACCCTACAGATGATGTAGCCTTGATTAACTATATTTTAAGTCAAGATGATCAAGATGCATATATTTCAGTCTTCTCTAACGAAGGTAAACAGCTTAAAACTATTAGACTAGAGTCTAAAATTGGAAAAGGAAATGTTAAAATTTCCTTAACTGAATTATCTGCGGGTGTTTACCCATATTCGTTAATTATTAGTGGAAAAGTAATAGATACGAAGAGACTTCAAATAATCAGATAG
- a CDS encoding methyltransferase domain-containing protein: MQTQKKNVTEFNQDVKLNEGYRYTTNAPFSSIVANKRITEAILKYIPKHAKTIIDIGCGDGIYTNDLKSELTDRQFTGFDPASEAINIAVKKYENIDFIIGDLLNKETFPNKLFDVGIIRGVLHHLPNAQLGIANSAYLSDSIIIIEPNGNNPILKYIERTSKYHIEHEEQSFKSSDLKNWCEISGFEVNKIEFIGFVPFFFPTILSRIIYFFQPILEKIPLLGKYFGAQVVLFCKKK; this comes from the coding sequence ATGCAAACACAAAAAAAGAACGTTACTGAGTTTAATCAAGATGTAAAATTAAATGAGGGCTATAGGTATACCACCAATGCCCCATTTTCTTCTATAGTTGCGAATAAGAGAATTACAGAAGCTATCTTGAAATATATTCCTAAACATGCCAAAACAATTATTGATATTGGGTGCGGAGATGGTATATATACTAATGATTTAAAATCTGAGCTAACTGATAGACAATTCACAGGATTTGATCCTGCAAGTGAGGCAATAAATATTGCAGTAAAAAAGTATGAAAATATTGACTTCATTATTGGAGATTTGTTAAATAAAGAAACTTTTCCTAATAAATTATTTGATGTAGGAATAATAAGAGGGGTTTTACATCATTTGCCGAATGCTCAACTAGGAATAGCAAATAGTGCATATCTATCAGATTCAATAATTATTATAGAACCGAATGGGAATAATCCTATATTAAAATACATTGAAAGAACATCTAAGTATCATATTGAACACGAAGAACAGTCATTTAAAAGTAGTGATCTGAAAAACTGGTGTGAAATATCGGGATTTGAGGTAAACAAAATTGAATTTATAGGATTTGTTCCATTTTTCTTTCCAACGATTTTGTCAAGGATTATTTATTTTTTTCAACCAATCCTAGAAAAAATCCCATTATTAGGTAAATATTTTGGTGCACAAGTAGTTTTGTTTTGCAAAAAAAAATAG
- a CDS encoding DUF1501 domain-containing protein, with protein MQRREFLSKTGKTIALGSVIPGFSFSAIQKKSALGALLAGSADINDHVLVIIQLNGGNDGLNTLIPLDQYTNLALHRANVLIPENKVLKLDKVDKTGLHPSMTGIQTLYNEGKVNFVQNVGYPDQNYSHFRSTDIWLTASDAKVVENSGWMGRYLNYQFPDYPDAYPTADMPDPLAIQIGALVSPGFQGPSPGPGIPMAISVTSDKDFYDLVNGSHSSPGSNAIGKELAYVREVAGQAKVYNTAIKNAALKVTNQGTYPTNNKLADQLKIVAKLIKGGLKTKIYMVSLGGFDTHSDQVDSADFTKGSHAELLATLSSAIAAFQNDLKFLSIEDKVLGMTFSEFGRRIKSNGSSGTDHGSALPMLLFGTQVQSGIIGVNPTINSSFTVDDNLAMQYDFRSVYASILRQWFCIDESAISTILFKNHQTIPIIKNAACATGSITDYQKELEEKRLQCYPNPYTSDDTIKIDINSKGGSSLVEIYNTEGRLIQTLLDEKSAPGIYQLTWKDEQLPSGFYYCRYQNDGYQSVVTLQKVR; from the coding sequence TAAAACAGGTAAAACGATAGCACTAGGAAGTGTTATTCCTGGATTTAGTTTTTCAGCCATTCAAAAAAAATCAGCTTTGGGTGCGCTATTAGCGGGTTCAGCGGACATCAACGACCATGTACTTGTTATCATACAACTGAATGGAGGTAATGATGGATTGAATACCTTAATCCCTCTGGATCAGTATACAAACTTAGCATTGCACAGAGCCAATGTATTAATTCCGGAAAATAAGGTGTTAAAACTAGATAAAGTAGATAAGACAGGTTTACATCCTTCTATGACAGGAATTCAAACGCTATACAATGAAGGTAAGGTTAACTTTGTTCAGAATGTCGGTTATCCTGATCAGAATTATTCACATTTTAGAAGCACAGATATTTGGCTTACAGCCTCAGATGCCAAGGTAGTAGAGAATTCTGGTTGGATGGGTCGTTATTTGAATTATCAATTTCCCGATTATCCTGATGCTTATCCTACAGCCGATATGCCGGATCCTCTTGCTATTCAAATTGGGGCTTTAGTTTCTCCCGGATTTCAAGGACCGTCCCCAGGACCAGGTATACCTATGGCTATATCGGTCACTAGTGATAAAGATTTTTATGATTTGGTGAATGGCTCTCACTCTTCTCCAGGCAGCAATGCGATAGGAAAAGAACTGGCCTATGTTAGAGAAGTAGCAGGACAGGCAAAAGTCTATAATACAGCTATCAAAAATGCTGCTTTAAAAGTCACAAATCAAGGAACCTACCCAACCAATAATAAATTGGCGGATCAATTAAAAATAGTTGCCAAGCTCATAAAAGGTGGATTAAAAACTAAAATCTATATGGTAAGCTTAGGAGGATTTGATACTCATTCCGATCAAGTTGATAGTGCTGATTTTACAAAAGGATCACATGCGGAACTTTTAGCAACCCTATCTAGTGCTATAGCTGCATTCCAAAATGATTTAAAGTTTCTTTCCATCGAAGATAAAGTGCTTGGAATGACATTTTCAGAATTTGGTAGAAGAATAAAATCCAATGGCAGTAGTGGAACAGATCATGGTTCGGCCTTGCCGATGCTGCTTTTTGGCACTCAAGTACAAAGTGGAATCATAGGGGTAAACCCTACAATTAACTCAAGCTTTACTGTAGATGACAATCTAGCTATGCAGTATGACTTTCGGTCTGTCTATGCATCAATTCTCAGACAATGGTTCTGCATCGATGAGAGTGCCATTTCTACCATATTGTTTAAGAATCATCAAACTATCCCAATAATAAAAAATGCAGCTTGTGCAACTGGCAGTATCACTGATTATCAAAAGGAATTAGAAGAAAAGCGCTTACAATGCTACCCTAACCCATATACAAGTGATGATACCATCAAAATCGATATTAACTCCAAAGGTGGGTCTAGTTTAGTAGAGATTTATAATACAGAAGGACGACTTATTCAAACCTTGTTGGACGAAAAATCAGCACCTGGTATTTATCAGCTAACATGGAAAGATGAACAACTTCCTTCTGGCTTTTATTATTGCAGGTACCAGAATGATGGCTATCAGAGCGTAGTGACGCTGCAGAAGGTGAGGTAA
- a CDS encoding response regulator transcription factor produces the protein MIKAIIVDDELTSVQLLSNLLKKHCDQIDISGEFTDIESAYDFISLHSPQLVFLDIDMPPFTGFDLLKRIEKPSFEVIFVTAYDHYAIEAIKFSALYYILKPVNIIELKEAVKRAVERISNNQVSDVSILNKVQDNNYQGIKRIVLNHFKGSELVDIEDILYLEANQAYTSFVLVDEKKIICSKNLAEYEKMLFNKGFFRIHKSFMVNMKFVKSLDRKEGLEILLINDIRLPLSRTRKAGFIDILKL, from the coding sequence ATGATAAAAGCTATAATCGTAGATGATGAATTGACTAGTGTTCAGTTATTGTCTAACTTACTAAAGAAGCATTGCGATCAAATTGATATCTCTGGCGAGTTTACAGATATTGAAAGTGCTTATGATTTTATTTCATTGCATTCTCCTCAATTAGTATTTCTAGATATAGATATGCCACCCTTTACGGGTTTTGATTTATTAAAAAGAATAGAAAAACCTAGTTTTGAGGTAATATTTGTGACAGCTTATGATCACTACGCAATAGAAGCTATCAAGTTTTCTGCCTTATATTATATTCTAAAACCAGTGAATATTATAGAATTGAAAGAGGCTGTAAAGAGAGCAGTGGAGAGAATTTCCAATAATCAAGTATCGGATGTCTCAATATTAAATAAAGTCCAAGATAACAATTATCAAGGAATAAAGAGAATAGTTCTCAATCATTTTAAGGGTTCTGAACTAGTCGATATAGAAGATATTTTGTATTTAGAAGCCAATCAAGCCTATACCAGTTTTGTTTTAGTGGATGAAAAAAAAATAATTTGTAGTAAAAACCTCGCAGAATATGAAAAGATGCTTTTTAATAAAGGATTTTTTAGGATTCATAAGTCGTTTATGGTCAATATGAAATTTGTAAAATCTTTAGATAGAAAGGAAGGATTGGAAATTTTACTCATTAATGATATAAGATTGCCACTTTCAAGGACTAGAAAGGCAGGTTTTATTGATATACTGAAATTGTAG